Proteins from a genomic interval of Mycobacterium conspicuum:
- a CDS encoding cytochrome P450, whose amino-acid sequence MSRFDFVNGASSLSSADPHPSNHALAKQRVLGLNGSVMVASRELTTETLGKPEVFSSADLVEQGNTRPLIPLGVDPPEHGRYRRFLDPLFSPRRMEAQEADIAERVNHFIDTFIDRGSCDFTAEFAELFPSAVFLGLMGLPWEELQTLVALRDGLLHPGTAESTAEERSAIQRDTAQQVYAYFDRILDDREANPRGDVLSAIVGHGDDDVVLPEDSLSRDEALGTCFVLLTAGLDTVTDSLTCFWAHLAQNPDRRREIAADPAVIPHAVEELLRWETPVPMVVRWAREESRLGGEVVAAGHHVLVNLSAANLDPAEFADPLAVRFDRAGNRHLAFGGGAHRCLGSHLARRELRIALREWHRRIPEYTLSSGYVVRYRPPLRFVPDLQLSWPL is encoded by the coding sequence GTGTCGAGATTCGACTTCGTCAACGGCGCCTCGTCGCTTTCGTCGGCCGACCCGCACCCCAGCAACCATGCGTTGGCCAAGCAGAGAGTGCTGGGCCTGAACGGCAGCGTGATGGTCGCCTCCCGCGAGCTGACCACCGAAACGCTGGGCAAGCCCGAGGTGTTCTCCTCGGCCGATCTGGTGGAGCAAGGCAACACCCGGCCCTTGATCCCGCTCGGGGTCGACCCGCCCGAGCACGGGCGTTACCGGAGGTTTCTCGATCCGCTGTTTTCCCCGCGCCGGATGGAAGCTCAAGAAGCCGACATCGCCGAACGGGTCAACCACTTCATCGACACCTTCATCGATCGCGGATCATGCGATTTCACAGCCGAATTCGCCGAACTCTTCCCGTCGGCGGTGTTTCTCGGTCTGATGGGCCTGCCCTGGGAGGAGCTCCAAACGCTGGTGGCGCTGCGGGACGGGCTGCTGCATCCCGGAACCGCGGAGTCCACTGCCGAAGAGCGCTCCGCGATTCAACGCGACACCGCGCAACAGGTTTACGCCTATTTCGATCGGATTCTGGACGACCGCGAGGCCAATCCGCGCGGCGATGTGCTGTCGGCGATCGTCGGACATGGCGACGATGATGTGGTGTTGCCCGAGGATTCGTTGTCCCGCGATGAGGCGCTCGGCACCTGTTTCGTGTTGTTGACGGCCGGGCTCGACACCGTCACCGACTCGCTGACCTGCTTCTGGGCCCACCTGGCCCAAAACCCGGACCGCCGCCGCGAAATCGCCGCCGACCCGGCGGTGATCCCCCACGCGGTCGAGGAGTTGCTGCGGTGGGAAACTCCGGTGCCGATGGTCGTGCGGTGGGCGCGAGAGGAGAGCCGCCTGGGCGGCGAGGTCGTGGCCGCCGGGCACCACGTTCTGGTCAACCTCAGCGCGGCTAACCTGGATCCCGCCGAATTCGCCGACCCGCTCGCGGTGCGGTTCGACCGCGCCGGAAACCGCCATCTGGCGTTCGGTGGCGGCGCACACCGATGCCTGGGATCGCACTTGGCGCGCCGCGAGCTGCGGATCGCGTTGCGCGAATGGCACCGGCGCATACCGGAATACACCCTGTCATCCGGCTACGTGGTGCGGTACCGGCCCCCGCTGCGTTTCGTTCCCGATCTGCAGCTGTCGTGGCCGCTATGA
- a CDS encoding polysaccharide pyruvyl transferase family protein, with protein MTRVAQWATGTTGRLALRAIIDAPALNLVGVRVYDPGKVNVDAGTLAGRPATGVLATDDNARLVRARPDVVLYMGAVEKHPEECFADVTNLLLAGIDVIATGSSFIDVNAFDRARAADIDAACRRGGATFLGVGIFPGFWGEAVAPLLARLSAGCSSITVRESLSYAGYPSREMLVDVMGYGQPPKSTAPLLSDPARAGSAFIATASVLARALDLEVVAVEPFRETAVTQSRLNIAVGEIAAGTVAAMKLGVRADCGPVTIVVEHVTWLDDEVAPEWSTGEGYEIEFDGAPTLRCNLVLGTAGEDRTEMGCLATAMHAVHAIGFVTAAPPGVVDLAETASITGGQAWLQR; from the coding sequence ATGACCCGGGTCGCGCAGTGGGCCACCGGCACCACCGGCCGGCTTGCGCTGCGAGCCATCATTGACGCGCCCGCCCTGAACCTTGTCGGCGTGCGCGTCTATGACCCGGGCAAGGTCAACGTGGACGCCGGGACCTTGGCCGGGCGTCCCGCGACCGGTGTGTTGGCTACCGACGACAACGCGAGGTTGGTGCGCGCTCGACCGGACGTCGTGCTCTACATGGGCGCGGTGGAAAAGCATCCCGAGGAGTGCTTCGCCGACGTAACCAACCTGCTGCTGGCGGGCATCGACGTGATCGCCACGGGCAGTTCGTTCATCGATGTCAACGCGTTCGATCGGGCGCGGGCCGCGGACATCGACGCGGCATGCCGGCGCGGCGGCGCTACGTTCCTCGGTGTGGGGATCTTTCCCGGTTTCTGGGGGGAGGCGGTCGCACCGCTGCTGGCCCGGCTGTCGGCCGGGTGCAGCAGCATCACGGTCCGCGAATCGCTGTCTTACGCCGGCTACCCGAGTCGGGAGATGCTCGTCGACGTGATGGGATACGGGCAGCCGCCGAAATCCACGGCGCCGCTGTTGAGCGACCCGGCGCGCGCGGGCAGTGCATTCATCGCCACCGCCAGCGTGCTCGCCAGGGCGCTGGATCTGGAAGTCGTTGCGGTCGAACCATTTCGGGAGACAGCCGTGACGCAATCCCGCTTGAACATCGCCGTCGGCGAGATCGCGGCCGGAACCGTGGCTGCCATGAAACTAGGCGTACGCGCGGACTGCGGCCCGGTGACCATCGTCGTCGAGCATGTCACCTGGCTCGACGACGAGGTTGCCCCCGAGTGGTCGACCGGTGAGGGCTACGAGATCGAATTCGACGGCGCCCCGACGTTGCGGTGCAACCTGGTGCTCGGTACCGCCGGCGAGGATCGTACCGAGATGGGTTGTCTGGCGACGGCAATGCATGCGGTGCACGCGATCGGATTTGTCACCGCGGCGCCCCCGGGCGTGGTGGATCTGGCCGAGACGGCTTCGATCACGGGAGGACAGGCATGGCTGCAGAGGTAA
- a CDS encoding ABC transporter substrate-binding protein has translation MAAEVTPARVGLLIDYLNTEGRFDDTILPSLQLVADDYLQRGILDRPVEFVVRAVQGLPNGSFRAVRDAFHELLAEDALVIFGPWVSENGVALRPYVENAAEVPIITMGASESMLGEWVFGLPAGSMEEEPIIMATVAAFDGCRTVGLAFEDSLIGREYLRTARFACEQAGLTITAEVAVPHVEADKRKAMATLAADKPDALMHVGFGLGLIGMNEALEAIGWMPRRYTTTAFEFAATSDWWCHQLAGWTGLDQYDERNLVAREFLDRFEARHGRRPEYFFPIYCYDVGRLMMTALAAARPLSGPAVKEALERIKMLPAASGAPGTRLRFGKFIRHGWMGSEFLVARRVLPDGSRSVLHATIEGLIDPPDPV, from the coding sequence ATGGCTGCAGAGGTAACCCCCGCGCGAGTCGGTTTGCTCATCGACTACCTCAATACCGAAGGCCGCTTTGACGATACGATCCTGCCGTCGCTGCAACTGGTCGCCGACGACTATCTGCAGCGGGGCATCCTCGATCGCCCCGTCGAATTCGTCGTGCGAGCCGTGCAAGGCCTGCCCAACGGATCGTTCCGGGCGGTTCGTGATGCGTTCCATGAGCTGCTGGCCGAAGACGCGCTGGTCATCTTCGGCCCGTGGGTCTCCGAGAACGGTGTCGCGCTGCGCCCCTACGTCGAGAACGCCGCCGAGGTGCCGATCATCACGATGGGCGCTTCGGAAAGCATGCTGGGGGAGTGGGTGTTCGGGCTGCCCGCCGGTTCAATGGAGGAAGAGCCCATCATTATGGCGACGGTGGCCGCCTTCGACGGCTGTCGCACCGTGGGCCTCGCCTTCGAGGATTCCCTGATCGGTCGCGAGTACCTGAGGACGGCACGGTTCGCCTGCGAACAGGCCGGGTTGACGATCACCGCCGAAGTGGCTGTCCCACATGTGGAAGCGGACAAGCGCAAGGCGATGGCCACCCTGGCGGCCGACAAACCCGACGCTCTGATGCACGTCGGGTTCGGGCTGGGCCTGATCGGAATGAATGAGGCGCTCGAGGCGATCGGCTGGATGCCGCGGCGCTACACCACCACGGCTTTTGAGTTCGCCGCCACTTCGGACTGGTGGTGCCACCAGCTGGCCGGCTGGACCGGTCTGGACCAGTACGACGAACGCAACCTCGTCGCGAGAGAGTTCTTGGATCGATTCGAAGCAAGGCATGGCCGGCGACCTGAGTACTTCTTTCCGATTTACTGCTACGACGTCGGACGGCTGATGATGACGGCGCTGGCGGCGGCGCGTCCGCTGAGCGGCCCCGCGGTCAAAGAGGCGCTGGAGCGGATCAAGATGCTGCCCGCCGCCAGCGGAGCACCCGGGACGCGATTGCGGTTCGGCAAGTTCATCCGCCACGGGTGGATGGGCAGCGAGTTCCTGGTGGCCCGCCGCGTGTTGCCCGACGGCAGCCGATCGGTTCTGCACGCCACGATCGAGGGTCTCATCGATCCGCCCGATCCGGTGTGA
- a CDS encoding SDR family NAD(P)-dependent oxidoreductase yields MAEQHPSEMFDLAGRVAVVTGSTRGIGRAILEGLSRAGASVVVSSRNQDRCDEVATQIRAAGGKAVGIACHVGDWDAIPDFVDAVVDHYGRIDVLFNNAGINPPVSDINVVSAELWHMVFNVNVEGALRMSQCIAPVMRDGAGGSIVNVGSMEGYCPSHPWSVVYGASKAALRNLTVSMANTWSPWAVRVNLLCPGPFATEMLLEAEQAYPGSLDMLAGMNPQNRVARLHEIVGPALYLASDASSFVTGDDIAVSGGMRK; encoded by the coding sequence GTGGCAGAGCAGCATCCGAGTGAGATGTTCGATCTGGCGGGCCGGGTCGCGGTGGTGACCGGCTCCACCCGTGGTATCGGGCGGGCCATCCTGGAGGGCTTGTCCCGGGCCGGAGCCTCGGTGGTGGTGTCCAGCCGAAACCAGGACCGCTGCGACGAGGTCGCCACGCAGATCCGGGCAGCCGGCGGGAAAGCAGTCGGGATCGCCTGTCACGTCGGCGACTGGGACGCCATCCCGGATTTCGTCGACGCGGTCGTCGACCACTACGGGCGCATCGACGTGCTGTTCAACAACGCAGGAATCAACCCGCCGGTCTCCGACATCAACGTCGTCTCAGCCGAGCTGTGGCACATGGTGTTCAACGTAAACGTCGAGGGCGCGCTGCGGATGAGCCAGTGCATCGCACCGGTGATGCGTGATGGTGCGGGCGGCAGCATCGTCAACGTGGGCTCCATGGAAGGCTATTGCCCGTCACATCCGTGGTCGGTCGTGTACGGCGCGTCCAAGGCGGCGCTGCGCAACCTCACCGTGTCGATGGCAAACACCTGGTCGCCGTGGGCGGTGCGAGTTAACTTGCTCTGCCCCGGCCCCTTCGCGACCGAGATGCTGCTCGAGGCCGAACAGGCATACCCGGGTTCGCTGGACATGTTGGCCGGCATGAACCCGCAGAACCGCGTCGCCCGCCTGCACGAAATCGTGGGCCCCGCACTCTATCTGGCCAGCGACGCCTCATCCTTCGTGACCGGAGACGACATTGCCGTCAGCGGCGGCATGCGCAAGTAG